The sequence below is a genomic window from Candidatus Polarisedimenticolia bacterium.
GACGGGCGCGCCGGCCTCCGGCGGGCCGCCGTCGCGGGGGGCGTTGCCGGCATCGCCGCCGATGTAGCCGAGGGCGCGCAGGTTGTCGAGGAGCTCCTCTTCCGCCTCGCGCACCCCGGGGCCCGTGGCGACGAGCGTGTCGCGGGGGGCGCCGAAGCGCTCGTAGGAGGGGATGGTGCGCACCGGGAACGAGGCGGCGAACTTCGGGTCGATGGCCTCGAGCAGGACCCGCCCCGGCATCTCCTCGGAGGCGGGCAGCCCGAGGAGGTACAGGAGCGTCGGCGCGATGTCGAACAGGGTGGCGCGCGGCCCCAGGCGGGCGCGGCGCGCCCCGGGGCCGCTCAGGATCAGGATGCCGTCTTCGCGATGCCATTCGACCGGCTGCTGGGTCGTGAAGGGGAGCACGTCCAGCGGGCGGTCCGCTCCGGTCTTGAACCCGTGGTCCGACACGACCATCACGGTCGTCTCCGGTCCGGCGGCGCGCAGGATCGTGCCCAGGAGCTCGTCCTGCCTGACGTAGAAGCCGGTGACCGCGTCCCGGTAGCGCCGGAAATCCTGCTCGGGGCAGATCGCCATGCGAGGCGGCATGCAGTGCTGGAAACGGTGCCCCATCATGTCGATCCCCTCGAAATACACGGCCGTCAGGTCCAGACGGCGGGCGGCGAGGTCCGCCGCGATCGCGGCGTAGTTCTTCGATCCGGCCAGAATCGAGATCGCCAGCGGCACCGGCTGCTGGGCCATCTTGCGGTTCTCGGACTCGTCGTCGGACGTCCTGGGCTTGAGGACCGTCGCGAGCCCTTCGGCGAATTCGGCCCGGCTGATGTGAAGGATCGGGCTGATCTCCTCGAAGGTCAGGTCGGCCGCGGTCCCGAGCGAGGGCCGGATCTCCTCGAAATACTGCTGGGGATAGGTGATCCCGGCAGGCGCCACCGCGCCGGGGGCCCGGGGCCGGAGCGTCTGGAAGATCACGAGGTTCGAGACCTGCACTCCCCTGACGGCCTCCGCCGGATAGGAGGCCCACCACGCCACGAAGGCGCTCGAGCGGGAGGCGTCGCTCAGGATGTTCCACAGCGCCTTGACGCGCCGGAAGCGGCTGGTGATCGGCATGCGCCTTCCGGTCGCGGGGTCGATCGCCTGGAAATCGGCGACGCCGTGCACGTCCGGCCCGACGCCGGTCACCATGGTCGTCCACAGGAGGGGGGAAATCATCGGGTCGTACGACCGCAGCGGGCCGCGCGCCCCGTTCTCGATCAGGCGCGCCAGGTTCGACAGGCGGCCGGCTCGCAGCAGCGGATCGATCGTGCTCCAGTCGGCCCCGTCGAGGCCGATCAGAAGGACGCGCAGGCCGGTGGCTTCGGGCCGGGGCGCCTCGGACGACACCGCGAACGACGCCGGCGGGCCGATGCGGGCCACGAGGGATGCCGGCTCGATTCCGCCGGCGCGCAGCGCGCGCGCGATCGCCTCCGCGGCGGGGCGAGAGAGGGGCGCGTTGGCGGCCCCGATCGCGACCGAGGCGCCGGCCGCGCTCCCCGAATCGGGGCCGCCGGGATGGGCCGGCAGAAGGGCGGCCACGGGAACCGGCTCGAGCGCCTCGCGCGCGAGCAGGGACGCCATGCCGCGCAGGCCGGACTCCTGAATCGCGCGCATTCGTTCAGCCGGCGTGGCCGCGGCCTCCGCGAGCCGGTCCGGCGCGAGCTCGTAGGCGAACGACAGGCGGATCCTGAGGGAGGCCCCCTCGTCGGTCCGGCGCTCCACCTCCACGCCCTCGAGGCGCCCGGCGAGCGGGATGAACGGGACGTGCGCGAACGGCCGCCGCAGGCGCCAGCCCGCAGGGCGCAGCGCGCCGTGGATGGCGGCGATCGAGCCCTCCGGGACGTGCACGAACAGGGACACGGTCCCCAGCGCCAGCAGGATCGCGACACCGATCCCGCAGAGAACGATGAGCCGGAGCGAGGACCCGGGGCCGGGATCTCCGCCCGGGGGCCGCGTCGCGGGATGCCGAGGGGCGGGATGCCGGGGAGGATGCGGCTGGTTCACGCGGGCGAGTATATAAAAAAAGCGGCCCCCTTGCGGGGGCCGCCTGGATCAGGAGGCTGCGAGATGAGGCGCGACTCTAGAAGTCCCACCGGGCCGCCAGGCGCCATTGCCGGGGGGCCTGGTACTGGATCGGCTTCAGGAAGTCCGGGTCGGTGACGCCGGCCGTCAGCTCGATGTTGTCGTCGAACGCGGTCGGCTCCTGCGTCCTGAAGATGTTGAAGACGTCCAGCATGACGGACAGCTTCGTCTTGCCGATGGTGATCGGGTAGTCGCCGTGCAGGTCCAGGGTCACCAGGTCCGGCGTCCTGCCGAGATTGCCGCGCTTGACCGCCGTGTAGCTGAACAGGAACGGGTTGCTGGCGGAGTTCGGGTCGGCCAGGGCGGAGGAGAGGCTGCTCGTCTTTGTCAGCGTCCCCCCCGTGTTCCAGTACGCGTAGACCGGGTTGATTCCGGGAATCTCCCCGCTGTTCTGGTAGATCGGGTGCGCCAGCATGGAGGTGCGCGGCACGCCCGAGGCCCAGGAGAAGTTGGCCCCGACGCGCAGCTTGTTGCCGAAGCTGTACGACGGGAAGACGTGCAGCACGTGGCTGACGTCCGCCGGGAGCGGTCCACGGGCGAACTGCCCGGACATCAGCGGCGAGTTCGGGAAGTCGTAGAGCGACGTGACGTTCGGATCGCTCTGGCCGTTGTCGTTGCGGAACAGCCCCTCGTAGTTTCCGATCAGGCGCGCGAAGCGATAGTTGGCGATGAGCGACCAGCTGTCGGAGAACCGCTTCGTGAAGACCATTTCCAGCGCCTTGTACCGGCGCGACGCGCTGGGGAAGCTGAACAGTCCGCCTGTCGGCACGTTCTTCGTGCCGGGGTTGGCCAGCTCGTAGGCGCCGAACAGGGCCGCCGGGAACGTCGTGCTCTGCGGCGTTCCGGTGCTCCCGCCGAACGGGTCGTACGGGTAGCCGTACGAGTAGCCGTAGTAGTAGTTCTGGATCTGCTCGATGGCGTTGA
It includes:
- a CDS encoding alkaline phosphatase family protein, translated to MNQPHPPRHPAPRHPATRPPGGDPGPGSSLRLIVLCGIGVAILLALGTVSLFVHVPEGSIAAIHGALRPAGWRLRRPFAHVPFIPLAGRLEGVEVERRTDEGASLRIRLSFAYELAPDRLAEAAATPAERMRAIQESGLRGMASLLAREALEPVPVAALLPAHPGGPDSGSAAGASVAIGAANAPLSRPAAEAIARALRAGGIEPASLVARIGPPASFAVSSEAPRPEATGLRVLLIGLDGADWSTIDPLLRAGRLSNLARLIENGARGPLRSYDPMISPLLWTTMVTGVGPDVHGVADFQAIDPATGRRMPITSRFRRVKALWNILSDASRSSAFVAWWASYPAEAVRGVQVSNLVIFQTLRPRAPGAVAPAGITYPQQYFEEIRPSLGTAADLTFEEISPILHISRAEFAEGLATVLKPRTSDDESENRKMAQQPVPLAISILAGSKNYAAIAADLAARRLDLTAVYFEGIDMMGHRFQHCMPPRMAICPEQDFRRYRDAVTGFYVRQDELLGTILRAAGPETTVMVVSDHGFKTGADRPLDVLPFTTQQPVEWHREDGILILSGPGARRARLGPRATLFDIAPTLLYLLGLPASEEMPGRVLLEAIDPKFAASFPVRTIPSYERFGAPRDTLVATGPGVREAEEELLDNLRALGYIGGDAGNAPRDGGPPEAGAPVVAGVHAPSATPPAAPASGPGADTQVFYHRNLATYFMKRKDYAGAAKQLRLANDRQKLPKNYQLLSEAYLGMGQPRQAIAALEEGLRTIDSMDPESVLWIVQVCLSSDGGRPAALDAVKRWATRTEKRPGLDDAIAGLLREDAGDREGAVGLYWKSLQADPARVVAAQRLMALLPQDRHAALEPYVRRALARDPRIDEYQNLLGVLLAGAGRSEEALESFRRAEELDPENPRFLANLAGAYAQLGRWDEAAAAYERASTLAPEAGLYMKMGSVYRRLAEPERALAAFRRARDLGDQGSGPYLGMALAKAEMNRLPEALDLVRQGLDRHPGDPALRSLQDDLIRRARSPG